A genomic segment from Castor canadensis chromosome 1, mCasCan1.hap1v2, whole genome shotgun sequence encodes:
- the Ccdc88b gene encoding coiled-coil domain-containing protein 88B isoform X1: MERGKGPRLRDFLSGSLATWALGLAGLVGEVEEPAETEEEEEEEGEEEGERPFCPEKRFLRLSDGALLLRVLGIVAPSSRGGSQMVRGHDGPAAWRVWNLSHLWGRLRDFYQEELQLLILSPPPDLQTLGFDPLSEEAVEELEGILRLLLGASVQCEHRELFIRHIQGLSLEVQSELATTIQEVTQPGAGVVLALAGPDPGELGTFELEMQSRSLMGTLSKLVRERDLGAQRLAELLLERERAPLPAEAPARAPGEGPSHHLALQLANTKAQLRRLRQELEEKAELLLDSQAEVQGLEAEIRRLRQEAQALSGQAKRAELYREEAEALRERVGRLPRLQEELRRCRERLQEAEACKGQLQEERVLSRALEASKALLEEQLEVARERSARLHETQRENLLLRTRLGEAHAELGSLQHQVDQLVQENVELELELRRSLEPPPPPGSPVEALLLGAAPSLQDEVREAEAGRLRTVERENQELRGLLHVLQRQLEGQCPLLEEQSKDSMLPVLDASPGTPLASDHSPQGLVYQTEGEGTQTLDLAPCASDSALKWSSSECPLASDSDQEVMEAALAAQTSDITQDSDTPEETQKSLEKTGHRASVQTSLSMTSPESPEITTEVQPVLGEETGDRKASQGTSAPEAQQGPKHKPGSSELNPQLPLEEQETLDQGLDLSKRQTEAGRHEHRLEGMVGELAPQKPQQKLEGVSDVQALEEPITGGTLASGCPEQEDLREEVMRLRREAVVLGAELEAQAQRLETRGAEVARLSEELGQVRRTEAEAHQEAEAQARELARLREAVEAAGRELEAVSREREALAEALAAAGRERRQWEREGPRLRAQAEAAEQRIQVLEMEGRGHLEEAESERREKQALGEELEKAVVRGQELGARLEHLQRELERAAQERQEFLREQESQHQRYLGLEQRLEAELQAAETSKEEALMELKTRALQLEEELLQLRRGPGGQGPEGQAEPQTMMTQSGRLIEVERSNATLVAEKAALQGQLQHLEGQLGNLQGRAQELLLQSQRAQEYSSRLQAEKSVMEIQGQELHRKLGVLEEEVRAARQAQEETRGQQQALLRDHEALAQLQRRQETELEGLLVRHRDLKANMRTLELAHRELQGRHEQLQAQRANVEAQEVALLAERERLMQDGHRQRGLEEELRRLQSEHDRAQMLLAEVSRERGELQGERGELRGRLARLELERAQLEMQSQQLRESNQQLDLSACRLTTQCELLTQLRSAQEEENRQLLAEVQALSRENRELLERSLESRDHLHREQREYLDQLNALRREKQKLVEKIMDQYRVLEPGPLPRTKKGSWLADKGPLHRPPCDGPRAPSACRMRPWQVGSGGNSVRGSLWGEARNHLALGTRPDNDSDSAGQAPWEHPVPMAKDLAWNGTVPLRPSRNMKQMPRERALRSRNPRNVSSPLPSASDATRTGTLGVQSSRHWSVNCGPRQPKASGSHGAQGESLDKEARTTRTPTARTIAPRWSWGKLVNRGDGRVTPGWGSGSAIRPLVRRWSLGDAPTAGWQKRQESPLPSSDWEPRPIPWGR, translated from the exons ATGGAGAGAGGCAAGGGGCCTAGACTCAGAGATTTTCTGAGTGGGAGCCTGGCCACCTGG GCCCTGGGActggcagggctggtgggggaggTGGAGGAGCCAGCAgaaacagaggaggaggaggaggaggaaggggaggaagagggagagaggcccTTTTGCCCAGAGAAGCGCTTCCTGCGGCTCAGCGATGGGGCCCTGCTCCTCCGGGTGTTAGGCATAGT TGCCCCCAGTTCCCGAGGGGGATCTCAGATGGTCAGAGGCCATGACGGACCTGCAGCCTGGCGGGTGTGGAACCTGAGCCACCTGTGGGGCCGGCTAAGGGACTTTTACCAG GAGGAGCTGCAGCTGCTGATCCTGTCGCCACCCCCAGACCTTCAGACGCTGGGATTTGACCCCCTCTCAG AGGAGGCAGTGGAGGAGCTGGAAGGCATACTTCGGCTGCTGTTGGGGGCCTCTGTGCag TGCGAGCACCGGGAACTCTTCATCCGCCACATCCAGGGTCTCAGCCTGGAGGTCCAGAGTGAGCTGGCCACCACCATCCAGGAG GTGACCCAGCCTGGGGCCGGTGTGGTGCTGGCGCTGGCTGGACCCGATCCTGGGGAACTAGGGACTTTTGAGCTGGAGATGCAGTCCCGGAGTCTGATGGGGACACTGTCGAAGCTGGTGCGGGAGCGTGATCTGGGGGCCCAG CGCCTGGCCGAACTGCTGCTGGAGCGGGAACGGGCCCCCTTGCCGGCCGAGGCTCCAGCGAGGGCTCCAGGGGAGGGTCCCTCGCACCATCTGGCACTGCAGCTGGCCAATACCAAGGCTCAGCTCCGGCGCCTGCGGCAGGAGCT AGAGGAGAAGGCCGAGCTGCTGCTGGACTCCCAAGCCGAGGTGCAGGGCTTGGAGGCTGAAATTCGAAGGCTTCGCCAGGAG GCCCAGGCGTTGTCGGGACAGGCCAAGCGGGCGGAGCTGTACCGCGAGGAGGCCGAAGCGCTGCGGGAGCGGGTGGGCCGCCTGCCCCGCCTGCAGGAGGAGCTGCGGCGCTGTCGCGAGCGGCTGCAGGAGGCCGAGGCCTGCAAGGGCCAGCTGCAG GAGGAGCGGGTGCTGTCAAGGGCGCTGGAGGCCTCAAAGGCGCTGCTGGAAGAGCAACTGGAGGTTGCCAGGGAGCGCTCCGCCCGACTGCACGAAACCCAGCGGGAGAACCTGCTGCTGCGCACCCGGCTGGGCGAGGCCCACGCG GAGCTGGGCTCTCTGCAGCATCAGGTGGACCAGCTAGTGCAGGAGAACGTGGAGCTGGAGTTGGAGCTTCGGAGGAGCCTGGagccacctcctcctccaggcTCTCCTGTGGAGG CACTCCTGCTGGGAGCAGCGCCCTCTCTGCAAGATGAGGtgagggaggcagaggctgggcgGCTGCGGACAGTGGAGCGGGAGAACCAGGAGCTCCGAGGCCTGCTTCATGTGCTACAGAGGCAGCTGGAGGGCCAG TGTCCCCTGCTGGAGGAGCAGAGCAAGGACTCCATGCTTCCTGTGCTTGATGCCTCTCCAGGGACTccactggcctcagaccacagccCACAAGGCTTGGTTTACCAGACAGAGGGTGAAGGCACCCAGACCCTGGATCTTGCTCCCTGTGCATCAGATTCAGCCCTCAAGTGGTCATCATCTGAGTGTCCCCTGGCATCTGATTCAGACCAGGAGGTGATGGAGGCTGCCCTAGCTGCCCAGACCTCAGACATAACCCAAGACTCAGACACTCCTGAGGAGACACAGAAGTCCCTGGAGAAGACTGGCCACAGAGCTTCTGTCCAGACCTCCCTGTCCATGACCTCACCTGAGAGTCCAGAGATCACAACTGAGGTGCAGCCTGTGCTGGGAGAAGAGACTGGAGACAGAAAGGCTTCTCAAGGAACGTCAGCACCTGAGGCCCAGCAGGGCCCCAAACACAAGCCTGGATCCTCAGAGCTCAACCCCCAGCTTCCTCTGGAGGAACAGGAGACTCTGGACCAGGGGCTGGACTTGTCCAAGCGACAGACAGAGGCTGGAAGGCATGAACACAGGCTAGAGGGGATGGTTGGGGAGTTGGCCCCTCAAAAACCACAACAGAAGTTGGAAGGAGTTTCTGATGTTCAGGCCTTGGAGGAGCCAATCACGGGGGGGACCCTGGCCAGTGGTTGCCCCGAGCAGGAGGACCTCAGGGAGGAGGTGATGCGGCTGAGGAGAGAGGCTGTGGTTCTTGGGGCTGAGCTGGAAGCCCAGGCCCAGAGGCTGGAGACCAGAGGTGCAGAGGTTGCGCGCCTCTCAGAAGAGCTGGGCCAAGTGCGGAGGACAGAGGCTGAGGCCCACCAGGAGGCAGAGGCCCAGGCCCGAGAGCTGGCCCGACTGCGGGAGGCAGTGGAGGCAGCTGGCCGGGAGCTAGAGGCTGTGTCCAGGGAGCGGGAGGCCCTGGCAGAGGCGTTGGCAGCAGCAGGCCGGGAGCGGAGGCAGTGGGAGCGAGAAGGTCCCAGGTTGCGGGCCCAAGCAGAGGCTGCTGAACAGCGGATtcaggtgctggagatggagggcCGAGGCCACCTGGAGGAGGCTGAAAGTGAGCGCCGGGAGAAGCAAGCCCTCGGGGAG GAGCTGGAGAAGGCTGTGGTGCGGGGCCAGGAGCTGGGGGCCcggctggagcatctgcagcggGAGCTGGAACGGGCAGCCCAGGAGCGCCAGGAGTTTCTTCGAGAACAGGAGAGCCAGCATCAGAG GTACCTGGGCCTGGAGCAGCGACTGGAAGCTGAGCTGCAAGCAGCAGAGACCAGCAAGGAGGAGGCACTGATGGAGCTCAAGACCCGGGCCCTGCAGCTGGAAGAGGAGCTGTTGCAG CTGCGCCGGGGCCCTGGAGGACAGGGGCCCGAGGGCCAGGCTGAGCCTCAGACCATGATGACCCAGAGTGGGCGGCTTATCGAGGTGGAGCGAAGT AATGCGACCCTGGTGGCTGAGAAGGCGGCTCTGCAGGGGCAGCTGCAGCACCTGGAGGGGCAGCTGGGGAACCTGCAGGGCCGGGCGCAGGAGCTGCTGCTGCAGAGTCAGCGGGCACAGGAGTACAGCAGCCGCCTGCAG GCCGAGAAGTCAGTGATGGAGATTCAGGGCCAGGAGCTGCACAGGAAGCTGGGGGTGCTGGAGGAGGAGGTGCGGGCAGCACGGCAGGCCCAGGAGGAGACCCGAGGGCAGCAGCAGGCTCTGCTGCGGGACCATGAGGCCCTGGCACAGCTGCAGCGACGGCAGGAGACTGAGCTAGAGGGACTACTGGTGCGACACCGAGACCTGAAGGCTAACATGCGCACCCTGGAGCTGGCCCACCGGGAGCTGCAGGGCCG GCACGAGCAGCTGCAGGCCCAGCGGGCCAACGTGGAGGCGCAGGAGGTGGCCCTGCTGGCAGAGCGTGAACGCCTGATGCAGGATGGACATCGGCAGCGGGGTCTGGAGGAGGAGCTACGGAGACTGCAGAGTGAGCACGACAG AGCCCAGATGCTCCTGGCGGAGGTGTCCCGGGAGCGAGGGGAGCTGCAGGGCGAACGTGGGGAGCTGCGGGGCCGCCTTGCACGGTTGGAGCTGGAGCGGGCACAGCTGGAGATGCAGAGCCAGCAGCTTCGTGAATCCAACCAGCAGCTGGACCTGAGCGCCTGCCGGCTGACCACACAGTGTGAG CTGCTGACGCAGCTGCGGAGTGCCCAAGAGGAGGAGAACCGCCAGCTGTTGGCcgaggtgcaggccctgagtcgGGAGAACCGGGAGCTGCTGGAGCGTAGTCTGGAGAGTCGCGATCACCTGCATCGCGAACAGCGCGAGTACCT gGACCAGCTTAACGCCCTGCGTCGTGAGAAACAGAAGCTGGTGGAGAAGATAATGGACCAGTATCGAGTGCTGGAGCCTGGGCCCCTGCCCCGGACCAA GAAGGGCAGCTGGCTGGCAGACAAG GGTCCCCTTCACCGGCCCCCATGCGACGGGCCCAGAGCTCCCTCTGCCTGCAGGATGAGACCCTGGCAGGTGGGCAGCGGCGGAAACTCAGTTCGAGGTTCCCTGTGGGGCGAAGCTCGGAATCATTTAGCCCTGGGGACACGCCCCGACAACGATTCCGACAGCGCCGGCCAGGCCCCCTGGGAGCACCCGGTGCCCATGGCAAAG GATCTGGCGTGGAATGGGACGGTTCCACTGAGACCCTCCAGGAACATGAAACAGATGCCAAGGGAGAGG GCCTTGAGGAGCCGGAACCCGAGAAACGtctcctcaccccttccctcaGCCAGTGACGCCACAAGGACAGGGACCTTGGGAGTACAGTCCTCTCGCCACTGGAGTGTCAACTGTGGCCCCAGGCAGCCCAAGGCCTCAGGGAGCCATGGTGCCCAAGGGGAATCCTTGGACAAAGAAGCCCGGACCACCAGAACCCCCACAGCCCGCACCATTGCCCCAAGATGGAGCTGGGGAAAGCTTGTGAACAGGGGGGATGGGCGAGTGACTCCTGGCTGGGGCTCTGGCTCTGCCATACGGCCATTAGTGAGGAGGTGGTCTCTGGGGGATGCCCCAACTGCAGGCTGGCAGAAGCGGCAAGAGAGCCCCTTGCCCAGTTCAGACTGGGAGCCAAGGCCCATTCCCTGGGGTCGGTGA
- the Ccdc88b gene encoding coiled-coil domain-containing protein 88B isoform X2 has product MERGKGPRLRDFLSGSLATWALGLAGLVGEVEEPAETEEEEEEEGEEEGERPFCPEKRFLRLSDGALLLRVLGIVAPSSRGGSQMVRGHDGPAAWRVWNLSHLWGRLRDFYQEELQLLILSPPPDLQTLGFDPLSEEAVEELEGILRLLLGASVQCEHRELFIRHIQGLSLEVQSELATTIQEVTQPGAGVVLALAGPDPGELGTFELEMQSRSLMGTLSKLVRERDLGAQRLAELLLERERAPLPAEAPARAPGEGPSHHLALQLANTKAQLRRLRQELEEKAELLLDSQAEVQGLEAEIRRLRQEAQALSGQAKRAELYREEAEALRERVGRLPRLQEELRRCRERLQEAEACKGQLQEERVLSRALEASKALLEEQLEVARERSARLHETQRENLLLRTRLGEAHAELGSLQHQVDQLVQENVELELELRRSLEPPPPPGSPVEALLLGAAPSLQDEVREAEAGRLRTVERENQELRGLLHVLQRQLEGQCPLLEEQSKDSMLPVLDASPGTPLASDHSPQGLVYQTEGEGTQTLDLAPCASDSALKWSSSECPLASDSDQEVMEAALAAQTSDITQDSDTPEETQKSLEKTGHRASVQTSLSMTSPESPEITTEVQPVLGEETGDRKASQGTSAPEAQQGPKHKPGSSELNPQLPLEEQETLDQGLDLSKRQTEAGRHEHRLEGMVGELAPQKPQQKLEGVSDVQALEEPITGGTLASGCPEQEDLREEVMRLRREAVVLGAELEAQAQRLETRGAEVARLSEELGQVRRTEAEAHQEAEAQARELARLREAVEAAGRELEAVSREREALAEALAAAGRERRQWEREGPRLRAQAEAAEQRIQVLEMEGRGHLEEAESERREKQALGEELEKAVVRGQELGARLEHLQRELERAAQERQEFLREQESQHQRYLGLEQRLEAELQAAETSKEEALMELKTRALQLEEELLQLRRGPGGQGPEGQAEPQTMMTQSGRLIEVERSNATLVAEKAALQGQLQHLEGQLGNLQGRAQELLLQSQRAQEYSSRLQAEKSVMEIQGQELHRKLGVLEEEVRAARQAQEETRGQQQALLRDHEALAQLQRRQETELEGLLVRHRDLKANMRTLELAHRELQGRHEQLQAQRANVEAQEVALLAERERLMQDGHRQRGLEEELRRLQSEHDRAQMLLAEVSRERGELQGERGELRGRLARLELERAQLEMQSQQLRESNQQLDLSACRLTTQCELLTQLRSAQEEENRQLLAEVQALSRENRELLERSLESRDHLHREQREYLDQLNALRREKQKLVEKIMDQYRVLEPGPLPRTKKGSWLADKVKRLMRPRREGAPLGGPRLGADGAGSTDSLGAPLETELPQGREADGTGSPSPAPMRRAQSSLCLQDETLAGGQRRKLSSRFPVGRSSESFSPGDTPRQRFRQRRPGPLGAPGAHGKGSGVEWDGSTETLQEHETDAKGEGLEEPEPEKRLLTPSLSQ; this is encoded by the exons ATGGAGAGAGGCAAGGGGCCTAGACTCAGAGATTTTCTGAGTGGGAGCCTGGCCACCTGG GCCCTGGGActggcagggctggtgggggaggTGGAGGAGCCAGCAgaaacagaggaggaggaggaggaggaaggggaggaagagggagagaggcccTTTTGCCCAGAGAAGCGCTTCCTGCGGCTCAGCGATGGGGCCCTGCTCCTCCGGGTGTTAGGCATAGT TGCCCCCAGTTCCCGAGGGGGATCTCAGATGGTCAGAGGCCATGACGGACCTGCAGCCTGGCGGGTGTGGAACCTGAGCCACCTGTGGGGCCGGCTAAGGGACTTTTACCAG GAGGAGCTGCAGCTGCTGATCCTGTCGCCACCCCCAGACCTTCAGACGCTGGGATTTGACCCCCTCTCAG AGGAGGCAGTGGAGGAGCTGGAAGGCATACTTCGGCTGCTGTTGGGGGCCTCTGTGCag TGCGAGCACCGGGAACTCTTCATCCGCCACATCCAGGGTCTCAGCCTGGAGGTCCAGAGTGAGCTGGCCACCACCATCCAGGAG GTGACCCAGCCTGGGGCCGGTGTGGTGCTGGCGCTGGCTGGACCCGATCCTGGGGAACTAGGGACTTTTGAGCTGGAGATGCAGTCCCGGAGTCTGATGGGGACACTGTCGAAGCTGGTGCGGGAGCGTGATCTGGGGGCCCAG CGCCTGGCCGAACTGCTGCTGGAGCGGGAACGGGCCCCCTTGCCGGCCGAGGCTCCAGCGAGGGCTCCAGGGGAGGGTCCCTCGCACCATCTGGCACTGCAGCTGGCCAATACCAAGGCTCAGCTCCGGCGCCTGCGGCAGGAGCT AGAGGAGAAGGCCGAGCTGCTGCTGGACTCCCAAGCCGAGGTGCAGGGCTTGGAGGCTGAAATTCGAAGGCTTCGCCAGGAG GCCCAGGCGTTGTCGGGACAGGCCAAGCGGGCGGAGCTGTACCGCGAGGAGGCCGAAGCGCTGCGGGAGCGGGTGGGCCGCCTGCCCCGCCTGCAGGAGGAGCTGCGGCGCTGTCGCGAGCGGCTGCAGGAGGCCGAGGCCTGCAAGGGCCAGCTGCAG GAGGAGCGGGTGCTGTCAAGGGCGCTGGAGGCCTCAAAGGCGCTGCTGGAAGAGCAACTGGAGGTTGCCAGGGAGCGCTCCGCCCGACTGCACGAAACCCAGCGGGAGAACCTGCTGCTGCGCACCCGGCTGGGCGAGGCCCACGCG GAGCTGGGCTCTCTGCAGCATCAGGTGGACCAGCTAGTGCAGGAGAACGTGGAGCTGGAGTTGGAGCTTCGGAGGAGCCTGGagccacctcctcctccaggcTCTCCTGTGGAGG CACTCCTGCTGGGAGCAGCGCCCTCTCTGCAAGATGAGGtgagggaggcagaggctgggcgGCTGCGGACAGTGGAGCGGGAGAACCAGGAGCTCCGAGGCCTGCTTCATGTGCTACAGAGGCAGCTGGAGGGCCAG TGTCCCCTGCTGGAGGAGCAGAGCAAGGACTCCATGCTTCCTGTGCTTGATGCCTCTCCAGGGACTccactggcctcagaccacagccCACAAGGCTTGGTTTACCAGACAGAGGGTGAAGGCACCCAGACCCTGGATCTTGCTCCCTGTGCATCAGATTCAGCCCTCAAGTGGTCATCATCTGAGTGTCCCCTGGCATCTGATTCAGACCAGGAGGTGATGGAGGCTGCCCTAGCTGCCCAGACCTCAGACATAACCCAAGACTCAGACACTCCTGAGGAGACACAGAAGTCCCTGGAGAAGACTGGCCACAGAGCTTCTGTCCAGACCTCCCTGTCCATGACCTCACCTGAGAGTCCAGAGATCACAACTGAGGTGCAGCCTGTGCTGGGAGAAGAGACTGGAGACAGAAAGGCTTCTCAAGGAACGTCAGCACCTGAGGCCCAGCAGGGCCCCAAACACAAGCCTGGATCCTCAGAGCTCAACCCCCAGCTTCCTCTGGAGGAACAGGAGACTCTGGACCAGGGGCTGGACTTGTCCAAGCGACAGACAGAGGCTGGAAGGCATGAACACAGGCTAGAGGGGATGGTTGGGGAGTTGGCCCCTCAAAAACCACAACAGAAGTTGGAAGGAGTTTCTGATGTTCAGGCCTTGGAGGAGCCAATCACGGGGGGGACCCTGGCCAGTGGTTGCCCCGAGCAGGAGGACCTCAGGGAGGAGGTGATGCGGCTGAGGAGAGAGGCTGTGGTTCTTGGGGCTGAGCTGGAAGCCCAGGCCCAGAGGCTGGAGACCAGAGGTGCAGAGGTTGCGCGCCTCTCAGAAGAGCTGGGCCAAGTGCGGAGGACAGAGGCTGAGGCCCACCAGGAGGCAGAGGCCCAGGCCCGAGAGCTGGCCCGACTGCGGGAGGCAGTGGAGGCAGCTGGCCGGGAGCTAGAGGCTGTGTCCAGGGAGCGGGAGGCCCTGGCAGAGGCGTTGGCAGCAGCAGGCCGGGAGCGGAGGCAGTGGGAGCGAGAAGGTCCCAGGTTGCGGGCCCAAGCAGAGGCTGCTGAACAGCGGATtcaggtgctggagatggagggcCGAGGCCACCTGGAGGAGGCTGAAAGTGAGCGCCGGGAGAAGCAAGCCCTCGGGGAG GAGCTGGAGAAGGCTGTGGTGCGGGGCCAGGAGCTGGGGGCCcggctggagcatctgcagcggGAGCTGGAACGGGCAGCCCAGGAGCGCCAGGAGTTTCTTCGAGAACAGGAGAGCCAGCATCAGAG GTACCTGGGCCTGGAGCAGCGACTGGAAGCTGAGCTGCAAGCAGCAGAGACCAGCAAGGAGGAGGCACTGATGGAGCTCAAGACCCGGGCCCTGCAGCTGGAAGAGGAGCTGTTGCAG CTGCGCCGGGGCCCTGGAGGACAGGGGCCCGAGGGCCAGGCTGAGCCTCAGACCATGATGACCCAGAGTGGGCGGCTTATCGAGGTGGAGCGAAGT AATGCGACCCTGGTGGCTGAGAAGGCGGCTCTGCAGGGGCAGCTGCAGCACCTGGAGGGGCAGCTGGGGAACCTGCAGGGCCGGGCGCAGGAGCTGCTGCTGCAGAGTCAGCGGGCACAGGAGTACAGCAGCCGCCTGCAG GCCGAGAAGTCAGTGATGGAGATTCAGGGCCAGGAGCTGCACAGGAAGCTGGGGGTGCTGGAGGAGGAGGTGCGGGCAGCACGGCAGGCCCAGGAGGAGACCCGAGGGCAGCAGCAGGCTCTGCTGCGGGACCATGAGGCCCTGGCACAGCTGCAGCGACGGCAGGAGACTGAGCTAGAGGGACTACTGGTGCGACACCGAGACCTGAAGGCTAACATGCGCACCCTGGAGCTGGCCCACCGGGAGCTGCAGGGCCG GCACGAGCAGCTGCAGGCCCAGCGGGCCAACGTGGAGGCGCAGGAGGTGGCCCTGCTGGCAGAGCGTGAACGCCTGATGCAGGATGGACATCGGCAGCGGGGTCTGGAGGAGGAGCTACGGAGACTGCAGAGTGAGCACGACAG AGCCCAGATGCTCCTGGCGGAGGTGTCCCGGGAGCGAGGGGAGCTGCAGGGCGAACGTGGGGAGCTGCGGGGCCGCCTTGCACGGTTGGAGCTGGAGCGGGCACAGCTGGAGATGCAGAGCCAGCAGCTTCGTGAATCCAACCAGCAGCTGGACCTGAGCGCCTGCCGGCTGACCACACAGTGTGAG CTGCTGACGCAGCTGCGGAGTGCCCAAGAGGAGGAGAACCGCCAGCTGTTGGCcgaggtgcaggccctgagtcgGGAGAACCGGGAGCTGCTGGAGCGTAGTCTGGAGAGTCGCGATCACCTGCATCGCGAACAGCGCGAGTACCT gGACCAGCTTAACGCCCTGCGTCGTGAGAAACAGAAGCTGGTGGAGAAGATAATGGACCAGTATCGAGTGCTGGAGCCTGGGCCCCTGCCCCGGACCAA GAAGGGCAGCTGGCTGGCAGACAAGGTGAAGAGGCTGATGCGGCCCCGGCGGGAGGGAGCCCCCCTTGGGGGGCCACGCCTGGGGGCTGATGGGGCTGGCAGCACTGACAGCCTGGGGGCCCCCCTGGAGACAGAGCTCCCCCAGGGCAGGGAGGCAGATGGGACAG GGTCCCCTTCACCGGCCCCCATGCGACGGGCCCAGAGCTCCCTCTGCCTGCAGGATGAGACCCTGGCAGGTGGGCAGCGGCGGAAACTCAGTTCGAGGTTCCCTGTGGGGCGAAGCTCGGAATCATTTAGCCCTGGGGACACGCCCCGACAACGATTCCGACAGCGCCGGCCAGGCCCCCTGGGAGCACCCGGTGCCCATGGCAAAG GATCTGGCGTGGAATGGGACGGTTCCACTGAGACCCTCCAGGAACATGAAACAGATGCCAAGGGAGAGG GCCTTGAGGAGCCGGAACCCGAGAAACGtctcctcaccccttccctcaGCCAGTGA